Proteins encoded within one genomic window of Nordella sp. HKS 07:
- a CDS encoding DUF4242 domain-containing protein yields MEARTNHGRSRLAHFMDRRDIAGGTADEVPEAHRKDLEIQVKFGVKFLTYWFDERRGTTFCLIEAPA; encoded by the coding sequence ATGGAGGCCCGCACCAATCACGGTCGGAGCCGACTTGCCCACTTTATGGACCGGCGCGATATAGCCGGAGGAACCGCGGACGAGGTGCCAGAGGCGCACCGCAAGGACCTGGAAATTCAGGTTAAGTTTGGGGTGAAGTTCCTCACCTATTGGTTCGATGAGAGACGTGGCACGACATTCTGTCTTATTGAGGCGCCAGCGTAG